From the genome of Bifidobacterium asteroides, one region includes:
- the atpE gene encoding ATP synthase F0 subunit C yields the protein MDIITLAEVSGNLSILGYGIAALGPALGLGIAVGKTVESMARQPEISGQLRTTMFIGLALIEVLALLGFVALFIA from the coding sequence ATGGACATCATCACACTTGCTGAGGTCTCCGGCAATCTGAGCATCCTGGGATACGGCATTGCAGCTCTCGGCCCTGCGCTGGGTTTGGGCATTGCCGTCGGCAAGACCGTCGAGAGCATGGCTCGCCAGCCTGAGATCAGCGGGCAGCTGCGCACCACCATGTTCATCGGCTTGGCTTTGATCGAGGTGCTGGCCCTGCTGGGCTTCGTGGCGCTCTTCATTGCCTGA
- the atpB gene encoding F0F1 ATP synthase subunit A: MLEAMGSGAFSLAMAKPSELPSIEDFLPPEILFQGTPFAMNRIILVRFVAMVIILLVLGITAARAKLIPSRWQGAIEWVIEFIRDSVVYDTLGEIRGKRYVPMITTIFLTILVFNLCGIVPGMNIAATATITMPLVFAIWTFCQYMVTGFREQGVWGYFKSELFPAGVPWPLYIILTPIQLLEMVIVKPASLTIRLFANMIAGHLLVAVSLAFTQFYIIEAGNKSLALAGVGWFVLGFALTAFEIFVAALQAYIFAILTTVYISMSYPEEG; encoded by the coding sequence ATGCTAGAGGCAATGGGAAGTGGAGCTTTCAGTCTGGCCATGGCCAAGCCGAGCGAGCTGCCTTCCATCGAGGATTTCCTGCCTCCTGAGATTCTTTTCCAGGGAACGCCCTTCGCCATGAACCGGATCATCCTGGTCAGATTCGTGGCCATGGTCATCATCCTTCTGGTGCTGGGAATCACCGCCGCAAGGGCCAAGCTGATCCCCTCCCGCTGGCAGGGGGCCATCGAGTGGGTCATCGAGTTCATCCGTGACTCGGTCGTCTACGACACCTTGGGCGAGATTCGCGGCAAGCGCTACGTGCCCATGATTACGACCATCTTCCTGACCATCCTGGTCTTCAACCTCTGCGGCATTGTGCCGGGCATGAACATCGCGGCCACTGCGACCATCACTATGCCACTGGTCTTCGCCATCTGGACTTTCTGCCAGTACATGGTGACGGGATTCCGGGAGCAGGGTGTCTGGGGCTATTTCAAATCGGAGCTCTTTCCGGCTGGAGTGCCTTGGCCTCTCTATATCATTCTGACGCCCATCCAGCTTCTGGAGATGGTCATCGTCAAGCCGGCCTCCCTGACCATTCGACTCTTTGCCAACATGATCGCCGGCCATCTGCTGGTGGCGGTCAGTCTGGCCTTCACCCAGTTCTACATCATTGAGGCCGGCAACAAGTCCCTGGCCCTGGCTGGCGTAGGCTGGTTCGTTCTGGGCTTCGCCTTGACGGCCTTTGAAATCTTCGTGGCGGCCCTCCAGGCCTACATCTTCGCTATCCTGACCACGGTCTACATCTCCATGAGTTACCCTGAAGAAGGTTGA
- the metA gene encoding homoserine O-succinyltransferase, translating into MPITIPTGLPARSILDSERIFALESHEAERQEMRPLRLVILNLMPTKVETETQLLRLISKSPLQVEIDFMKTSTHQAVHTSMDHLVKFYENLDSFQGNCYDGLVVTGAPVEQMDFEQVDYWEELTHILDWASTHVFSTMYLCWGAMAGLYHRHGIAKRDLDRKVFGVFPQYLQDEYCFITNGFDEIALQPHSRWAGVDEDQVRACPDLQVLTWGPRSGPGLISTRDFSEIFVLGHWEYDRDTLAREYQRDMAKGLDQVPFPVNYYPHDDPTLEPVFSWRAHANLLWRNWLNWVYETTPYDLDQVPTLRAAGRLGTDRSVRHAPECPRADGYRPMAGDGYGLVPGAVDCR; encoded by the coding sequence ATGCCTATCACCATCCCCACCGGATTGCCGGCCAGATCCATCCTGGATTCGGAGCGTATCTTCGCCCTGGAAAGCCACGAGGCGGAGCGCCAGGAGATGCGTCCGCTCAGGCTGGTCATCCTCAACCTGATGCCCACCAAGGTGGAGACCGAGACCCAGCTGCTGCGGCTGATCTCCAAGTCGCCACTTCAGGTGGAGATCGACTTCATGAAGACTTCAACCCATCAGGCCGTGCACACAAGCATGGATCACCTGGTCAAGTTCTACGAAAATCTGGATTCCTTCCAGGGCAATTGTTATGACGGTCTTGTCGTGACGGGTGCCCCGGTGGAGCAGATGGACTTCGAGCAGGTCGACTACTGGGAGGAACTTACCCACATTCTGGACTGGGCATCTACCCACGTCTTCTCTACTATGTATCTGTGCTGGGGAGCCATGGCCGGGCTCTACCACCGCCACGGCATCGCCAAGCGCGACCTGGATCGCAAGGTCTTCGGGGTCTTTCCTCAGTATCTGCAGGACGAGTACTGCTTCATCACCAATGGCTTCGACGAGATAGCCCTGCAGCCCCACTCCCGCTGGGCCGGGGTGGACGAGGACCAGGTGCGGGCCTGTCCGGATCTGCAGGTGCTGACCTGGGGTCCCCGGTCTGGCCCGGGGCTTATCAGCACCCGGGATTTCTCAGAGATTTTCGTGCTGGGTCACTGGGAGTACGACCGCGACACCCTGGCCCGCGAGTACCAGCGCGACATGGCCAAGGGCCTGGACCAGGTGCCTTTCCCGGTCAACTACTATCCTCACGACGATCCCACGCTGGAGCCGGTCTTCTCCTGGCGGGCCCATGCCAATCTGCTCTGGCGCAACTGGCTGAACTGGGTCTACGAGACCACCCCCTACGACTTGGACCAGGTGCCGACGTTGCGGGCGGCGGGCCGTCTAGGCACAGACCGGTCCGTCAGACACGCGCCTGAATGCCCGCGGGCTGACGGATACCGGCCCATGGCGGGTGATGGGTACGGGCTTGTTCCCGGCGCTGTTGACTGTCGATAA
- a CDS encoding helix-turn-helix domain-containing protein, translating to MTTKTRERKAATSSLESVISMNMKVALAIRNKSQSDLARSMGVSSGVISQKMHGTTAWTISDMEKAGEFLGIQPAKFLEPNGLLVAGSGFEPETSGL from the coding sequence ATGACTACAAAAACTAGGGAACGAAAAGCTGCAACAAGTTCATTAGAGAGCGTCATAAGCATGAACATGAAAGTCGCTCTTGCCATTCGAAATAAGAGCCAGTCAGACCTCGCTCGCAGCATGGGGGTTTCAAGCGGCGTGATTTCCCAGAAAATGCACGGGACGACTGCCTGGACCATTTCAGATATGGAAAAGGCCGGTGAATTCCTAGGAATTCAACCGGCCAAATTTCTCGAACCCAACGGGCTTTTGGTAGCGGGGTCAGGATTTGAACCTGAGACCTCTGGGTTATGA
- a CDS encoding helix-turn-helix domain-containing protein, with translation MTKLHLGNYTQFIAKLNSLLRERGMSRTDLSRYLGCTPSLITQKMNGRTQFTLHDVLKLSDLFHISVDELLGREPIEARS, from the coding sequence ATGACTAAATTACACTTAGGTAATTACACGCAGTTCATAGCGAAGCTGAATAGCCTTCTCAGAGAGCGGGGCATGTCCCGGACTGACCTCTCCCGCTATCTGGGTTGCACACCATCGCTGATAACTCAAAAGATGAATGGTCGCACCCAATTCACCCTTCATGACGTTTTAAAGTTATCCGATCTATTCCACATCAGTGTTGATGAACTCCTTGGACGTGAACCAATAGAAGCTCGGTCATAA
- a CDS encoding helix-turn-helix transcriptional regulator, which translates to MNPRAKLSTEQAAIYLGVSVSTMKRMRASRTGPAYIRLEPSRMIRYELWALDQWVADRRKRGN; encoded by the coding sequence ATGAATCCTAGAGCTAAGCTCAGCACCGAACAGGCCGCGATCTATCTCGGTGTATCGGTATCGACTATGAAGCGAATGCGGGCTAGCCGAACCGGGCCTGCCTACATCCGACTTGAACCGTCACGTATGATCCGCTATGAGTTATGGGCGCTGGACCAGTGGGTTGCCGACCGACGCAAGAGGGGCAACTGA
- a CDS encoding HNH endonuclease signature motif containing protein — protein MIRTYGNECWLGLPGCTGQGEEDDHIRPYHLGGKDTVANIRRACKHCNASRQDRILSGYGANIHVVMGPPEAGKSTYVASHAADDALVLDFDKLARSIQPMSDIRKERPAPLVAAAQGAWQGAFNRLVRLGDPVDVWIIKSLPTSRRHPHMLDEWLALDYSLHVVDPGQATVSERLRADGRTHGEELIARRWYALRISQRLLDTRQARRRERLAALGLRRKPTATKARPSW, from the coding sequence GTGATAAGGACTTACGGCAACGAGTGCTGGCTCGGCCTGCCGGGCTGCACCGGCCAAGGCGAGGAGGACGACCACATCCGGCCATACCACCTCGGAGGCAAGGACACCGTAGCCAACATCCGCCGGGCATGCAAGCACTGCAACGCCAGCCGGCAGGACCGGATACTCAGCGGCTATGGGGCCAATATTCACGTGGTCATGGGTCCTCCGGAAGCAGGCAAGAGCACTTATGTGGCCAGCCATGCCGCAGACGACGCCTTGGTACTTGACTTCGACAAACTAGCACGATCCATCCAGCCGATGTCGGACATCCGCAAGGAGCGGCCGGCACCCCTGGTGGCAGCAGCCCAGGGAGCCTGGCAGGGAGCTTTCAACCGTCTGGTCAGACTCGGCGACCCGGTGGACGTGTGGATAATCAAGAGCCTGCCGACCAGCCGACGACACCCTCACATGCTGGACGAATGGCTGGCGCTGGACTACAGCCTGCATGTAGTGGATCCAGGACAGGCCACGGTATCTGAGCGACTGAGGGCTGACGGCAGAACGCATGGCGAAGAGCTGATTGCCCGGAGATGGTATGCGCTCAGAATCAGCCAGCGACTCCTGGATACGCGCCAGGCTCGAAGACGTGAACGCCTGGCTGCTCTTGGCCTTCGACGCAAGCCGACGGCAACCAAAGCCCGGCCGAGTTGGTGA
- a CDS encoding phage portal protein produces the protein MSKMSLWQRMKVAGRVMTRGEEALDDMPEGLRPPDRTGTYDPLQLSTVFRGIQVLQTAITGLPLHEVRNGLNLETTTSIIERPDVNRSRRDFFADLVASMALDGNAFIRLIKFEGNTVSCEVLPPSLVTVSNDGKDPAAPKLRFSYLGRDYSAEEVIHCKFLAVPGRLRGLGPISAAREEVEGARMARDYKAHFYTDSSNVKGYLKTDQKITPESANQAKKAWNKSGKAGDIKVVGSDLTYVPLAMKPADLQFLETQKFDTTQIARLLGIPASIMLAAVDGSNLTYSNIEQSWIEFADYTLAAYTGEIEEALTSLLPRGRSVKFDWDSSRRADMAARFGAYQTAIESGWMTINDVRKREGYEPLPTDAPQTKETKNANA, from the coding sequence ATGAGCAAAATGAGTCTATGGCAACGTATGAAAGTTGCAGGCAGGGTTATGACCCGGGGCGAGGAAGCCCTGGACGACATGCCCGAGGGGCTGCGACCACCTGATCGCACCGGCACCTATGACCCATTGCAGCTTTCTACCGTCTTCCGCGGTATCCAGGTGTTGCAGACCGCCATCACAGGCCTGCCCCTGCATGAGGTCCGTAACGGCCTGAACTTGGAAACCACTACGTCCATTATCGAGCGGCCCGACGTGAATCGCTCCCGCCGCGACTTCTTCGCCGACCTGGTAGCCAGCATGGCCCTGGACGGCAACGCCTTCATTCGATTAATCAAGTTTGAGGGCAACACCGTGTCCTGCGAGGTCCTGCCCCCTAGCCTGGTCACGGTCAGCAATGACGGCAAGGACCCGGCGGCCCCCAAGCTCCGTTTCAGCTACCTGGGCCGCGACTATTCGGCCGAAGAAGTCATCCACTGCAAGTTCCTAGCTGTTCCGGGCCGACTGCGGGGACTCGGGCCTATCTCGGCGGCACGCGAAGAGGTGGAAGGCGCCAGGATGGCACGCGACTACAAGGCCCACTTCTACACCGATTCAAGCAACGTCAAGGGCTACCTGAAGACCGACCAGAAGATTACCCCAGAAAGCGCGAACCAGGCTAAGAAGGCATGGAACAAGAGCGGCAAGGCCGGCGACATCAAGGTGGTGGGCAGCGACCTGACATATGTTCCGCTGGCCATGAAGCCCGCCGATCTGCAATTCCTGGAGACTCAAAAGTTCGACACTACTCAGATTGCACGGCTCCTTGGCATACCCGCCTCCATCATGCTTGCAGCAGTCGATGGATCTAACCTCACCTACAGCAACATCGAGCAAAGCTGGATAGAGTTCGCCGACTACACCTTGGCGGCTTACACCGGCGAAATCGAGGAGGCGCTGACCTCGCTCCTGCCAAGAGGCCGAAGCGTGAAATTCGACTGGGACTCAAGCCGACGAGCAGACATGGCAGCCCGGTTCGGCGCCTACCAAACCGCCATCGAATCCGGGTGGATGACCATCAACGACGTACGCAAGCGCGAAGGCTATGAACCCCTGCCGACTGACGCACCTCAAACGAAGGAGACCAAGAATGCAAATGCGTGA
- a CDS encoding HK97 family phage prohead protease translates to MQMREIGLKGVCLRSNEEGDGRDLEGLAVPFGDIIDTWDGPETFDRDCEFEDVENAKLCYQHGELIGRITKSEAREDGLHIQARISDTARGRDVVQFLRDGVLDSLSVGFVPVQSERDKAGVIHRRKVRLLETSVVSWPAYEAAKITAQRSVDNTNDKENNSMTDNDKLAEELAAIKEQQRSMQAAIAKGFNPEPGPVIGGKYRSQAEYLKGLYNEEPEAIEIMNECRDFIATGDTGNTATWIADDLRLIQQRRKVMGVLTHDTLPAKGMSMEYHVVTSDTTKTSKQASEGGALPFGKVKFGTKTADIETYGGYTSLSRQTIERSTTPMLNTALKALNNAYAAATEQAARDFLYKLISDRRDAQTDPNKIDAPVALDKMTADHWAGLLLDAAEEMDDRNAMMDRLVVSKDVAKAIIGLKDSGNRFLDISGKGSDTIGSFNLTGTVGDLMRMPVQILPKAPVGTAAFLDPEAVTVWESGGPTQLSDSDTTKLVDSFSVYGYMAIAETFADGLLPIKFAGVSA, encoded by the coding sequence ATGCAAATGCGTGAAATCGGGCTGAAGGGCGTATGCCTGCGGTCCAACGAGGAGGGCGACGGCCGCGACCTTGAAGGGCTGGCGGTGCCGTTCGGCGACATTATCGATACCTGGGACGGCCCCGAGACCTTCGACCGGGATTGCGAGTTTGAGGACGTGGAGAACGCCAAGCTCTGCTATCAGCACGGCGAGCTCATTGGTCGCATCACCAAGTCCGAAGCTCGCGAGGACGGCCTGCACATTCAGGCGCGCATCAGTGACACTGCAAGAGGTCGTGATGTGGTCCAATTCCTGCGCGATGGCGTTCTTGACAGCTTATCTGTCGGCTTCGTGCCCGTGCAATCCGAACGCGATAAGGCGGGCGTCATTCACCGTCGCAAAGTCCGCCTACTCGAAACCTCCGTCGTCTCCTGGCCCGCATACGAGGCGGCCAAAATCACAGCCCAACGATCAGTAGATAACACCAATGACAAGGAGAACAACTCCATGACCGACAACGACAAACTCGCCGAAGAACTGGCGGCCATCAAGGAACAGCAGCGCTCTATGCAGGCGGCCATCGCCAAGGGCTTCAATCCCGAACCCGGCCCAGTCATCGGCGGCAAGTACCGCTCCCAAGCGGAATACCTGAAGGGGCTTTATAACGAAGAGCCCGAAGCCATCGAAATCATGAACGAGTGCCGCGACTTCATCGCCACCGGCGACACTGGCAACACCGCCACCTGGATTGCCGACGACCTGCGCCTGATCCAGCAGCGCCGCAAGGTCATGGGCGTGCTGACCCACGACACACTGCCAGCCAAAGGCATGAGCATGGAATACCACGTGGTGACCAGCGACACCACCAAAACATCCAAGCAAGCCAGCGAAGGTGGCGCTCTGCCCTTCGGCAAGGTCAAGTTCGGAACCAAGACCGCCGACATCGAGACCTACGGCGGTTACACGTCCCTCTCCCGCCAGACCATCGAGCGGTCCACTACCCCCATGCTCAATACCGCTCTAAAAGCGCTGAACAACGCTTATGCGGCAGCTACCGAACAGGCCGCGCGCGACTTCCTATACAAGCTCATCAGTGACCGCAGGGACGCCCAGACCGACCCGAACAAAATCGACGCACCTGTGGCACTCGACAAAATGACCGCTGACCATTGGGCCGGTCTGCTACTGGACGCGGCCGAGGAGATGGACGACCGCAATGCCATGATGGACCGGCTGGTGGTCTCCAAAGATGTGGCTAAGGCCATCATCGGCCTAAAGGACTCCGGCAACCGATTCCTGGACATCTCCGGCAAGGGTAGCGACACCATCGGTTCTTTCAACCTTACCGGTACCGTCGGCGACCTGATGCGTATGCCCGTCCAGATCCTGCCGAAGGCTCCCGTCGGCACAGCCGCCTTCCTCGACCCCGAGGCGGTCACGGTTTGGGAGTCCGGTGGCCCTACCCAGCTGAGTGATAGCGACACCACCAAACTGGTAGACTCCTTCAGCGTCTATGGGTACATGGCCATCGCTGAAACATTCGCCGACGGCCTTCTGCCCATCAAGTTCGCTGGTGTATCCGCATGA
- a CDS encoding HK97-gp10 family putative phage morphogenesis protein: MSKRSAIEVKGSAQLARTLRKAGADMKDLRAVNRKAAASIIPTARAETPIRSGRLQQSVRAGATQKAGVLRAGKASVPYAGPIHWGWRDHHIQPHPFLVDAARQTEPTWVGIYESEIKKLLEQVQGA; the protein is encoded by the coding sequence ATGAGTAAACGTTCGGCAATTGAAGTCAAGGGGTCCGCGCAACTGGCACGGACCCTGCGCAAAGCCGGGGCAGACATGAAGGACCTGCGCGCCGTTAACCGCAAGGCAGCGGCTTCCATCATCCCGACTGCCAGAGCCGAGACCCCCATCAGAAGCGGACGACTGCAACAATCGGTTCGTGCCGGTGCTACCCAGAAAGCCGGCGTACTCAGGGCCGGCAAAGCCTCCGTCCCCTACGCCGGACCCATCCACTGGGGATGGCGCGACCACCACATTCAACCTCATCCCTTCCTTGTAGATGCCGCCCGGCAGACAGAGCCCACATGGGTAGGCATCTATGAATCAGAGATAAAGAAACTGCTGGAACAAGTGCAAGGAGCATAG
- a CDS encoding tape measure protein has translation MAKSAILAVKIIGDSSSASKAMGSAAQSASGFAAKMGAVSGIVQNVASKAFNVLRSSVDSAVSRVDTMNNFPKIMQNLGYSSQEATASIQKMSDKLSGLPTSLDEMAGMTQKLAPLTGGLGKATDLSLALNNALLAGGKGTAVAANAMEQYSQMLANGKPDLQSWRSMTDAMPGQMNQLAIAILGAGHNSMDLYESMKSGTTTFGQFNDAILQLNDHGINGFASFSKQAKDATNGIATSAQNMKTAVVRGLGNAIAKVSPFLTDMMGKATQGINDASKLAADGIGKITDYVQNSGLGSAVQSIITDAKTYIGPALEFVKSNVHDAFEALSQSAGPAMAGVKSAFKAVADVMAPFVDAIIGAKNQFSDMHLDTGMWTLAKDTISGTGRALEAVGGFVSRYKDPFQALAVSVGAIGGAFLAGKLAIAAWNGVLGAWNAITRIATAAQAAFNVVMNMNPIMLVVVAVAALTAGLAYFFAKTQTGQRIWEAFTSFLSSSIANIRAWFGQAGDWITEKWQGVQAFFSGIPGTIGGFFAGIGSLLSQPFNAASSWAQSKWEGLTSWFAGVPGRIAGFFGGIADTLTAPFRAAVNGIKSIWNSTVGGFGFDVPDWVPAVGGKSFKIPKLASGGILRAAGTVMVGEAGPELLTLPRGAQVTPLSRTSYNLGPSIPNKSPIIINLTVNGILDGEDGAKKIRKILNDYAGHRR, from the coding sequence ATGGCTAAGAGCGCAATACTTGCGGTTAAGATCATTGGCGATTCCAGCAGCGCCAGCAAAGCCATGGGCAGCGCCGCGCAATCGGCAAGCGGTTTCGCTGCGAAGATGGGAGCAGTGTCCGGCATCGTCCAGAATGTCGCCTCCAAAGCATTCAACGTTCTCAGGTCCTCGGTGGACAGCGCGGTCAGCCGCGTGGACACCATGAACAACTTCCCTAAGATTATGCAGAACCTCGGCTATAGCTCCCAGGAGGCCACTGCCTCGATCCAGAAGATGAGCGATAAGCTCTCCGGCCTGCCGACCAGCCTGGACGAGATGGCCGGCATGACTCAGAAACTGGCCCCCCTCACCGGCGGACTGGGCAAGGCCACCGACCTGTCCCTGGCACTGAACAACGCCCTGCTGGCCGGCGGAAAGGGTACAGCCGTGGCCGCAAATGCCATGGAGCAGTATTCACAAATGCTGGCCAACGGGAAACCAGACCTACAATCCTGGCGGAGCATGACCGATGCGATGCCCGGCCAAATGAACCAGTTGGCCATCGCGATCCTTGGTGCCGGCCACAACTCCATGGACCTGTACGAGTCCATGAAATCCGGTACCACCACGTTCGGCCAGTTCAACGATGCCATCCTGCAGCTCAACGACCACGGCATCAACGGGTTCGCATCCTTCAGCAAACAAGCCAAGGACGCCACTAACGGCATCGCCACCAGCGCGCAGAATATGAAAACGGCCGTCGTCCGCGGCCTCGGCAATGCTATCGCTAAAGTCTCCCCGTTCCTGACCGACATGATGGGCAAGGCCACCCAGGGCATCAACGATGCCTCGAAACTGGCAGCCGACGGTATCGGGAAGATTACCGACTACGTGCAGAACTCGGGCCTGGGAAGCGCCGTGCAATCAATCATCACGGATGCCAAGACCTATATTGGGCCGGCCCTCGAATTCGTTAAAAGCAACGTACATGATGCCTTCGAAGCCCTCTCGCAGTCCGCCGGTCCCGCGATGGCCGGCGTCAAAAGCGCCTTCAAGGCCGTCGCCGACGTCATGGCACCTTTCGTGGATGCCATCATCGGTGCCAAGAACCAGTTCAGCGACATGCATCTGGACACCGGAATGTGGACGCTGGCGAAGGATACCATCAGCGGCACCGGCCGCGCTCTCGAAGCGGTCGGCGGGTTTGTGTCTAGGTACAAGGACCCATTCCAGGCCTTGGCCGTGAGTGTCGGCGCCATAGGCGGGGCCTTCCTGGCGGGCAAGTTGGCTATAGCAGCATGGAATGGGGTGCTGGGGGCATGGAACGCCATCACACGGATAGCGACAGCAGCCCAAGCGGCGTTCAACGTGGTCATGAACATGAACCCCATCATGCTAGTGGTTGTGGCTGTTGCCGCCTTGACCGCCGGCCTGGCTTACTTCTTCGCAAAGACGCAGACCGGCCAGCGAATATGGGAGGCTTTCACCTCTTTTCTCAGCTCATCCATCGCCAACATCCGAGCTTGGTTCGGCCAGGCCGGCGATTGGATCACCGAGAAATGGCAGGGTGTGCAGGCGTTCTTCTCCGGCATTCCAGGAACGATAGGCGGTTTCTTCGCCGGCATCGGATCTCTTCTAAGTCAGCCTTTCAATGCAGCCAGCTCCTGGGCGCAATCGAAATGGGAGGGGCTTACAAGTTGGTTCGCTGGAGTCCCAGGAAGAATCGCGGGCTTCTTCGGCGGCATCGCAGACACGCTGACTGCCCCCTTCCGCGCTGCCGTGAACGGCATCAAGAGCATATGGAACAGCACAGTAGGGGGTTTCGGATTCGACGTACCGGACTGGGTGCCTGCCGTCGGCGGCAAAAGCTTCAAAATTCCCAAGCTAGCCTCTGGAGGCATACTGCGCGCAGCCGGCACGGTCATGGTCGGCGAAGCTGGGCCAGAACTGCTAACCCTGCCCCGAGGAGCGCAGGTGACCCCCCTCAGCCGCACCTCCTACAACCTCGGCCCGTCCATACCCAACAAGTCCCCCATTATCATCAACCTCACAGTTAACGGCATCCTCGACGGCGAGGACGGCGCCAAGAAAATCAGGAAAATACTCAACGACTATGCGGGGCACCGCCGATGA
- a CDS encoding SGNH/GDSL hydrolase family protein, with the protein MLETPRHHIKYPAGTDLVKNASSQFQAMAESIDNTLDVLPAQVADAVTTAAANTKKWRDEAASFAATSGNLQDNGLAALIRRAGSETRRALYGGSCLFIGDSYTEGLRASSPSQRWSTLLAQSMGWTEYNFASGGSGYSIPGSGGRTFLQQAQYAKSRGVNPDIVIVAGGRNDGSTSVENSAKSLFDACRANWPAAKIIAIPIMWDCRPVTSDALARASEIRSAANVEGATVVWDAWTWLYGRQDLIYDLGGGNLDMHPNNAGYAVIARFVRQVLLGGPSTVSFRRQPLPSRNNSQPTTASVQIVDGMVHIQGQFDSPSSVFSGWDFTTIPAPARPASDRYVLGYTAGGATPLLIKISAPDGVCTINNIYGSAGKGVGLPDVCWPVSQ; encoded by the coding sequence ATGCTGGAAACACCACGTCATCACATTAAGTACCCCGCCGGAACTGACCTTGTTAAAAACGCCAGCTCTCAGTTCCAGGCGATGGCGGAAAGCATCGACAACACCCTCGATGTCTTGCCAGCACAAGTTGCCGATGCTGTTACAACAGCAGCAGCTAATACAAAAAAATGGAGAGACGAAGCTGCTTCCTTTGCAGCAACATCAGGGAATTTACAGGACAATGGCTTAGCAGCTTTAATCAGGCGCGCTGGCTCGGAGACCAGGCGGGCTCTATATGGGGGTTCTTGCCTTTTTATTGGCGACTCATACACTGAGGGGCTACGAGCTTCAAGCCCATCCCAACGATGGAGCACCCTGCTGGCACAGTCTATGGGCTGGACTGAATATAACTTCGCTTCTGGTGGCAGCGGGTACAGCATACCTGGTTCCGGCGGCAGAACATTCTTGCAACAAGCCCAATACGCCAAAAGTCGTGGCGTGAACCCGGATATCGTAATCGTGGCCGGCGGTCGTAACGATGGCTCAACCAGTGTCGAAAATTCAGCGAAGAGTTTGTTTGATGCTTGCCGCGCCAACTGGCCCGCTGCGAAAATTATAGCAATTCCCATCATGTGGGATTGCCGGCCAGTCACAAGCGATGCGTTAGCCCGTGCAAGCGAAATACGGTCAGCCGCGAATGTCGAAGGCGCCACCGTCGTTTGGGATGCCTGGACTTGGCTATACGGACGGCAGGACTTGATATATGATCTTGGCGGCGGCAACCTTGACATGCACCCCAACAATGCTGGTTACGCGGTTATCGCCAGATTCGTTCGCCAAGTGCTTTTAGGCGGGCCCTCGACTGTAAGTTTCCGCCGGCAACCTTTGCCTTCACGCAACAACAGTCAACCGACGACTGCTAGTGTACAAATCGTTGATGGCATGGTTCACATCCAGGGCCAATTTGACTCTCCGAGCTCGGTTTTCTCCGGCTGGGACTTCACTACCATTCCGGCCCCAGCCAGGCCAGCGTCCGATCGATATGTTCTCGGATACACGGCCGGCGGCGCGACACCCCTGCTCATCAAAATCTCAGCTCCAGACGGCGTCTGCACGATCAACAACATATACGGGTCAGCAGGCAAAGGCGTCGGCCTGCCAGATGTCTGCTGGCCGGTGTCCCAATGA